A stretch of DNA from Mucilaginibacter daejeonensis:
TAACATAGCCGACTCCACCATTGTCGCCTTCCGCAAATTTTATCCGCAAAAGATCGACCCGTATCCCGCCTATCTGTTCTTCGATCACAAAGGCGGGCTTTTATATAAGGGCACTCCCGTTATCACCTCAACGGCAAAGCCCTATATCGATATGGCTAATGCCGCTTTGGCGGCCATATCAGGCAACACCATTAGCAAATATGAAGAATTGCGCAGCGCCGGTAAACTCACTAAGCAGGGTTTGAAGGATTACATACTGCTTAAAGAAAAGTTAGGGTTGTTCGATAACGCCAAACTGATTGACGAGTATGTGGAGCAAATGACCATTAAGGAGTTCGATAACTATAACGAGATCCTATTTATCATGAACGCCGGGCCTATCGCTTACGGAAAGACCTACAATTTATGCTATACCAATAGCCGCAAGTTGGTGGACAGCTTGTATAAAACTGAACCATTAGCAGCAAGAGTGGCGATAAACAACCATATCATGAGCAACACCCGCGCCGAGGCGATACGCACCAAGAACGTGAGCCTGGCACAGCAGTTGGCTGGTTTCAGTAGCCGCACTGTAAGGGCTATCAAGAATTATGACGTGATCAACAAGCGTTACTCATGGGAAATGGTGAATTACTATTACGAGGTGAAGGATACTGCCAATTACTTTAGGGAGGCCATACGATACTGCGATAACTTTTATATGCGTATCACTGCCGATTCGATCAAGAAACTGCGCGATAAAAGCATGGAGGATAGCCGAAAAGCAAGTATGGATCGACTAAGGTCGATGAACCCCAACGCCAAGGTAGGGACGGTAGTGACGGCCGATACGCAAGGTAAGGTGCGCCGCACCGTGGTGACCAGCATTGTTAGTACTGGCACGGTGGCTAATGATGTGCCCAGCGTGCTTAACAATGTGGCCTACAACTTTTATACACTGGGTACACGTGACCCGGCAAACCTCACCAAGGCATTATTGTGGGTAAAGCGCGCCATCAACCTGTCGCCCGGCAACCATGCCTATTATGATACCATGGCCCACCTGCTATACCGTTTAGACCTGATAGACGAGGCCATTATCAACCAAAATAAAGCGGTGCAATTAGCCCAAGATCAAAAGCCTGCCATGCCGGCAAGCTACGTAAGCAGGCTACGCCAGGAGCTTGACAAAATGAGGACGCACACCCTGTAAGTAATAGAAAAAGGGAGCTGATCTACACATCCTTCTTTATTCAGCGACTGAAGAATTTATAGCCTGGATAAAATAATGAATATTGTCATATGATATTACGTGTTGATGGTCAGTATGGAATGGGATTCTCGCTGCTTTATTACGGGTTGATCATCTTATTATATATTGCCTTTATGATCTTCATCATGAGCTATGTTATCCAATGGCTATTTTTTAAGTATAATAAGGTTGAGTATCTACGAGCAGCTCTTTTCTGTCTCATATTCGCTATTATACTTCATCTGAGCTATCCCAGTATGTTTAAGCTGTTCTGTAATTTTTAATAGGTTCTTTTCTGCCTGAGGTTGAGTTCCCCATTAGCCTGTGGTTGGTGTTGTCACCAACTACTTCAACAACAAAAAGGGAACCCGATGAAGCGTTCCCTTTTGTATGGTTTAGAACAGGCCCAGTTGTGGGCTGTCGTCGATATCGGTCTTGGAGTCTGAACGTTTGTTCTTGATCTCGATCTCGTTTGGGTCGTTGGTGATCTCGAAGCCTACATCCTTGGCGGCCTTTTCGGGCGTGGCATCAGGGATGGGTTTGGGTTCATTAGGTTCGGTCACATCGGCAATGAGCTGCGTGTCGGCCACCGAATCGGGTGCCGGGTCGGGTACATCTTCGGCGTCGTCATGCTCGGCGATCAGCTCAATGGTCTTCACCGTATGGGCCGATAGGCGGTTGCCCATAGCCTTCATGCCTTTCACGTCGATCAGGTCGGTCAGGTTGAGTTCTACCAATTCCTGGGTCTCGGCCTTGCCTTTCAATTGTTCCACCTTGACCACTGGCTGCGCCGCACCTGATATGATCATCAGTTTAGATCCGGGCTCCTCGCTAATAAAGCTCACCTGCTTGCCGATCACGATGTTC
This window harbors:
- a CDS encoding thioredoxin domain-containing protein, whose product is MRVFFLYVTLLLSINTYGQKIKFYDNIDAGLAKARQTKKPLFVMVGPLGLTTEFKPTGTVKFEPGFNNKEVVELYNSKFVNVNINIADSTIVAFRKFYPQKIDPYPAYLFFDHKGGLLYKGTPVITSTAKPYIDMANAALAAISGNTISKYEELRSAGKLTKQGLKDYILLKEKLGLFDNAKLIDEYVEQMTIKEFDNYNEILFIMNAGPIAYGKTYNLCYTNSRKLVDSLYKTEPLAARVAINNHIMSNTRAEAIRTKNVSLAQQLAGFSSRTVRAIKNYDVINKRYSWEMVNYYYEVKDTANYFREAIRYCDNFYMRITADSIKKLRDKSMEDSRKASMDRLRSMNPNAKVGTVVTADTQGKVRRTVVTSIVSTGTVANDVPSVLNNVAYNFYTLGTRDPANLTKALLWVKRAINLSPGNHAYYDTMAHLLYRLDLIDEAIINQNKAVQLAQDQKPAMPASYVSRLRQELDKMRTHTL